A single window of Streptomyces xanthii DNA harbors:
- a CDS encoding ATP-binding protein, producing MADHQEASVTLPSDPASVSAARSYVATVLTEWGMPVDCDTADTVRLIVSELATNAVQHTRGQSPTFTVDLELERDEHLRIGVTDSHPRYPKRLPAAVQQDNGRGMVIIRCLTAECGGRLSVAPTPEGGKTVWIALPWVTAAPTAVY from the coding sequence ATGGCAGATCACCAGGAAGCATCCGTCACGCTGCCGAGCGACCCCGCATCGGTGTCGGCCGCCCGCTCCTACGTCGCCACCGTGCTGACCGAATGGGGCATGCCGGTGGACTGCGACACCGCCGACACGGTCCGCCTGATCGTCTCGGAGCTCGCGACCAACGCGGTGCAGCACACCCGCGGGCAGTCACCCACGTTCACCGTCGACCTCGAGCTGGAGCGCGACGAGCACCTGCGCATCGGCGTCACCGACAGCCACCCGCGCTATCCCAAGCGCCTGCCCGCCGCCGTCCAGCAGGACAACGGCCGGGGCATGGTGATCATCCGGTGTCTCACCGCGGAGTGCGGCGGCAGACTCTCGGTCGCCCCGACCCCCGAGGGCGGCAAGACCGTGTGGATCGCCCTGCCGTGGGTCACCGCGGCACCGACGGCCGTGTACTGA
- a CDS encoding DUF6328 family protein has product MDDERNETPLERADRNFGELLQELRVMQTGVQFLFAFLLTLAFTARFPSLDTTQRATYVTTLLLAVLAAALLTAPAAVHRVLFHLGAKPQIVRVSSRLAACGMGALVLALSASVLLVVDVTLNRAAGIAAGVGTFMVCAGLWAVMPWLLRRALVRRRAAPSGEEAPEGPERSP; this is encoded by the coding sequence ATGGACGACGAGCGCAACGAGACGCCGCTGGAGCGGGCCGACCGCAACTTCGGTGAGCTGCTGCAGGAGCTGCGCGTCATGCAGACCGGGGTGCAGTTCCTGTTCGCCTTCCTGCTCACCCTCGCGTTCACGGCCCGCTTCCCGTCCCTGGACACCACGCAGCGGGCCACGTACGTGACGACGCTGCTGCTCGCGGTCCTGGCGGCCGCGCTGCTGACCGCCCCGGCGGCCGTGCACCGCGTCCTGTTCCACCTCGGTGCGAAGCCGCAGATCGTGCGGGTGTCCTCACGGCTCGCGGCCTGCGGCATGGGGGCGCTCGTGCTCGCCCTGAGCGCTTCGGTGCTCCTGGTGGTCGACGTGACGCTCAACCGGGCCGCGGGCATCGCGGCGGGCGTGGGCACCTTCATGGTGTGCGCGGGCCTGTGGGCGGTCATGCCGTGGCTGCTGCGGCGGGCGCTCGTCAGGCGGCGGGCGGCTCCATCAGGAGAAGAGGCGCCAGAAGGACCAGAGCGCTCCCCGTGA
- a CDS encoding C40 family peptidase gives MTALNRVPSLLSRAGTASALTLAVAGAGLMVPGAASEASAATASAKALQIAASKKGAPYKWGATGPHRFDCSGLTLYSFKRAGKSLPRTAAQQYNKTRHVSASTRKQGDLVFFHSGRSVYHVGIYAGKGRIWHSPKTGDVVRLQKIWTKSVWYGRVR, from the coding sequence ATGACTGCGCTCAATCGTGTTCCGTCGCTGCTCAGCCGGGCCGGTACCGCCTCGGCCCTCACCCTCGCGGTCGCCGGAGCGGGGCTCATGGTCCCCGGCGCGGCGTCCGAGGCCTCAGCGGCCACGGCCTCGGCCAAAGCACTGCAGATCGCGGCTTCGAAGAAGGGAGCGCCCTACAAATGGGGCGCCACCGGGCCGCACCGCTTCGACTGTTCCGGCCTGACGCTCTACTCGTTCAAGCGCGCGGGCAAGAGTCTGCCCCGCACCGCCGCCCAGCAGTACAACAAGACCCGTCATGTCTCGGCCTCCACCCGCAAGCAGGGTGACCTGGTGTTCTTCCATTCGGGCCGCAGCGTCTACCACGTCGGCATCTACGCCGGGAAGGGACGCATCTGGCACTCCCCGAAGACCGGGGACGTCGTGCGCCTGCAGAAGATCTGGACGAAGAGCGTCTGGTACGGCCGGGTGCGCTGA
- a CDS encoding ATP-dependent Clp protease proteolytic subunit — MTRPTSRYVLPEFTERTSAGQRTLDPYSKLLEERIVFLGTPIDDTSANDVMAQFMHLEHQAPDRDIALYINSPGGSFSAMTAIYDTMRFVSCEVATTCLGQTASVAAVLLAAGAPGKRTMLPGARVVLDQPALPEPVQGQPTDLEIQAREIVRMREQLEEMLARHSSRTQDQVRADIERDTVLTAEQALEHGLVDHVVQSRKTSAPGAPGRR; from the coding sequence ATGACCCGTCCGACCAGCCGTTACGTCCTGCCGGAGTTCACCGAGCGCACGAGCGCGGGACAGCGCACGCTCGACCCCTACTCGAAGCTCCTGGAGGAGCGCATCGTCTTCCTCGGGACACCGATCGACGACACGTCGGCGAACGACGTGATGGCGCAGTTCATGCATCTCGAGCACCAGGCGCCCGACCGGGACATCGCCCTGTACATCAACTCCCCCGGCGGCTCGTTCAGCGCGATGACCGCGATCTACGACACGATGCGGTTCGTCAGCTGCGAGGTGGCGACGACCTGCCTGGGGCAGACCGCCTCGGTGGCGGCCGTACTGCTCGCGGCCGGGGCGCCGGGCAAGCGGACGATGCTGCCGGGCGCCCGCGTGGTGCTCGACCAGCCGGCCCTGCCGGAGCCGGTCCAGGGGCAGCCCACCGACCTGGAGATCCAGGCGCGGGAGATCGTGCGGATGCGCGAGCAGTTGGAGGAGATGCTCGCGCGGCACTCGTCCCGGACTCAGGACCAGGTGCGCGCGGACATCGAGCGGGACACGGTCCTCACGGCCGAACAGGCCCTGGAGCACGGCCTGGTGGACCACGTCGTACAGAGCCGCAAGACCTCGGCGCCGGGCGCGCCCGGGCGGAGGTGA
- a CDS encoding type II toxin-antitoxin system Phd/YefM family antitoxin, whose amino-acid sequence MAYEIPVTQARAELADLINRVVYGGERVVVTRHGKPLVALVSAADLERLQEFDGPAGDSAEEPVISSVARLGSLSSAPGERQSFGIAAEHRGPEVR is encoded by the coding sequence ATGGCCTACGAGATTCCGGTGACGCAAGCGAGGGCTGAGCTCGCCGATCTGATCAATCGCGTGGTGTACGGCGGCGAGCGCGTCGTCGTCACCCGGCACGGCAAGCCGCTCGTCGCCCTCGTATCGGCCGCCGACCTGGAGCGACTCCAGGAGTTCGACGGTCCGGCGGGGGACTCCGCGGAGGAGCCCGTCATCTCGTCCGTCGCTCGTCTGGGTTCTCTGTCGTCCGCTCCGGGCGAACGGCAGAGCTTCGGCATCGCCGCGGAACACCGGGGTCCCGAGGTCCGTTAG
- a CDS encoding urease subunit gamma: MQLTPHEQERLLIHVAADVAEKRRARGVRLNHPEAIALLTSHILEGARDGRTVAELMASGRKVLTRDDVMDGIPEMIHDVQVEATFPDGTKLVTVHEPII; the protein is encoded by the coding sequence GTGCAACTGACCCCGCACGAGCAGGAAAGACTGCTCATCCATGTGGCCGCCGATGTGGCCGAGAAGCGCCGCGCCCGAGGGGTGAGGCTCAATCACCCCGAGGCGATCGCGCTCCTCACCTCGCACATCCTCGAAGGCGCCCGCGACGGCCGCACCGTCGCCGAACTCATGGCGTCCGGACGCAAGGTGCTCACCCGGGACGACGTCATGGACGGCATTCCCGAGATGATCCACGACGTCCAGGTCGAGGCGACGTTCCCCGACGGGACGAAGCTCGTCACCGTGCACGAGCCGATCATCTGA
- a CDS encoding urease subunit beta, whose translation MIPGEIFYADAPVVVNEGRDVIRMTVLNAADRPVQVGSHYHFAEANPGLDFDRAAARGRRLNIAAGTAVRFEPGIPVDVELVPLAGRRVVPGLRGETGGPLDA comes from the coding sequence TTGATTCCCGGAGAGATCTTCTATGCCGACGCGCCCGTCGTGGTCAACGAGGGCCGCGACGTCATACGTATGACGGTGCTCAACGCCGCCGACCGGCCCGTCCAGGTCGGCTCCCACTACCACTTCGCCGAGGCCAACCCCGGCCTCGACTTCGACCGTGCCGCGGCCCGCGGCCGGCGGCTCAACATCGCCGCCGGCACGGCCGTCCGCTTCGAGCCCGGCATCCCCGTCGACGTCGAGCTCGTTCCTCTCGCCGGCCGCCGCGTCGTCCCCGGCCTGCGCGGTGAGACCGGAGGTCCCCTCGATGCCTGA
- a CDS encoding urease subunit alpha: MPELSRAAYADLFGPTTGDRIRLADTDLLVEIEEDRSGGPGRSGDEAVFGGGKVIRESMGQSRATRAEGTPDTVVTGAVIIDHWGVVKADIGIRDGRITGIGKAGNPDTMDGVHPDLVIGPETEVLAGNGKILTAGGIDTHIHFISPTIVDEALAAGVTTLIGGGTGPAEGSKATTVTPGSWHLARMFAAMERSPVNIGFLGKGNTMSKESMRDQLRAGILGFKIHEDWGATPAVISACLDVCEESGAQLAVHTDTLNEAGFVQDTFDAVAGRTLHAFHVEGAGGGHAPDMITAVSLPHMLPSSTNPTRPHTVNTVEEHLDMLMVCHHLNPAVPEDLAFAESRIRPTTIAAEDILHDLGAISIMSSDSQAMGRIGEVIMRTWQTAHVMKRRRGFLPGDIRADNARARRYVAKYTINAAIAQGIEHEIGSVESGKLADLVLWDPKFFGVKPQVVLKGGQIAYAQMGDANASIPTPQPVLPRPMFGARGAAPAANSFNFVAEAAIEDGLPERLGLGRGFVPIHSTRGRTKADMVNNDALPRVEVAPDSFAVTIDGELVEPEPATELPLAQRYFLF; the protein is encoded by the coding sequence ATGCCTGAACTGTCCCGCGCCGCCTACGCCGACCTGTTCGGCCCCACCACCGGCGACCGGATCCGGCTCGCCGACACCGACCTGCTCGTCGAGATCGAGGAGGACCGCTCGGGCGGCCCCGGCCGTTCCGGCGACGAGGCGGTGTTCGGCGGCGGCAAGGTCATCCGCGAGTCCATGGGGCAGTCGCGCGCCACCCGCGCCGAAGGCACCCCGGACACCGTTGTCACCGGCGCCGTCATCATCGACCACTGGGGCGTCGTCAAGGCCGACATCGGCATCCGCGACGGCCGCATCACCGGTATCGGCAAGGCCGGCAACCCCGACACGATGGACGGCGTCCACCCCGACCTCGTCATCGGACCCGAGACCGAGGTCCTCGCCGGCAACGGCAAGATCCTCACCGCCGGCGGCATCGACACGCACATCCACTTCATCTCGCCGACCATCGTCGACGAGGCCCTCGCCGCCGGCGTCACCACCCTGATCGGCGGTGGCACCGGACCCGCCGAGGGCAGCAAGGCGACCACCGTCACGCCCGGATCCTGGCACCTGGCCCGGATGTTCGCCGCCATGGAGCGCAGTCCCGTCAACATCGGCTTCCTCGGCAAGGGCAACACGATGTCGAAGGAGTCCATGCGCGACCAGCTGCGCGCGGGCATCCTCGGCTTCAAGATCCACGAGGACTGGGGCGCCACCCCCGCCGTGATCTCCGCCTGCCTCGACGTCTGTGAGGAGTCGGGCGCCCAACTGGCCGTCCACACCGACACGTTGAACGAGGCCGGATTCGTCCAGGACACCTTCGACGCCGTCGCCGGACGCACCCTGCACGCCTTCCACGTCGAGGGCGCGGGCGGCGGCCACGCACCCGACATGATCACCGCCGTGTCGCTGCCCCACATGCTGCCGAGCTCGACCAACCCGACCCGGCCGCACACCGTCAACACCGTCGAGGAACACCTCGACATGCTGATGGTCTGTCACCACCTCAACCCGGCCGTGCCGGAGGACCTCGCCTTCGCCGAGTCCCGCATCCGGCCCACCACCATCGCGGCCGAGGACATCCTGCACGACCTCGGCGCCATCTCGATCATGTCCTCGGACTCGCAGGCCATGGGCCGCATCGGTGAGGTCATCATGCGCACCTGGCAGACCGCGCACGTGATGAAGCGCCGCCGCGGCTTCCTGCCCGGAGACATCCGCGCCGACAACGCCCGCGCCCGCCGCTACGTCGCCAAGTACACGATCAACGCGGCGATCGCCCAGGGCATCGAGCACGAGATCGGCTCCGTCGAGAGCGGCAAACTCGCCGACCTCGTGCTGTGGGACCCGAAGTTCTTCGGCGTGAAGCCGCAGGTGGTGCTCAAGGGCGGCCAGATCGCCTACGCGCAGATGGGCGACGCCAACGCCTCCATCCCCACCCCGCAGCCCGTGCTGCCGCGCCCGATGTTCGGAGCCCGCGGCGCGGCGCCCGCCGCCAACTCGTTCAACTTCGTCGCCGAGGCGGCGATCGAGGACGGGCTGCCGGAGCGCCTCGGTCTCGGGCGCGGGTTCGTTCCGATCCATTCGACGCGCGGCCGCACCAAGGCTGACATGGTCAACAACGACGCGCTGCCCCGCGTCGAGGTCGCCCCGGACTCGTTCGCGGTGACCATCGACGGGGAGCTCGTCGAGCCCGAACCGGCCACGGAACTGCCGCTCGCCCAGCGGTACTTCCTCTTCTGA
- a CDS encoding urease accessory protein UreF, whose protein sequence is MTRAALLVLADGRFPAGGHAHSGGAEAAVKAGRITDAASLEEFCRGRLHTSGLAAAAIAAAAALGVDPVALDTAADARTPSEALRTAARRLGRQLMRAARATWPDPELDALAAKFPKGAHQPVVLGLAARAAGLGPEDAAYCSAYEGVGGPATAVVRLLSLDPFDATRVLARLAPELDVVVRSAVDAARSAVDDGVGVLPAGSAPLLEISAEAHAAWAVRLFAS, encoded by the coding sequence ATGACACGCGCCGCCCTGCTCGTCCTGGCCGACGGCCGCTTCCCCGCCGGAGGGCACGCCCACTCCGGCGGGGCGGAGGCCGCCGTCAAGGCGGGCCGCATCACCGACGCCGCGAGCCTGGAGGAGTTCTGCCGCGGCCGGCTGCACACCAGCGGTCTGGCCGCGGCGGCCATCGCCGCGGCCGCCGCGCTCGGTGTCGACCCCGTCGCGCTCGACACCGCGGCCGACGCCCGTACCCCCTCGGAAGCCCTGCGCACCGCCGCCCGCAGACTCGGCCGGCAGTTGATGCGGGCCGCCCGCGCCACCTGGCCGGACCCCGAACTCGACGCGCTGGCCGCGAAGTTCCCCAAGGGAGCCCACCAGCCCGTCGTGCTCGGCCTCGCCGCCCGCGCCGCCGGACTCGGCCCCGAGGACGCCGCGTACTGCTCCGCGTACGAAGGGGTCGGAGGGCCCGCGACCGCCGTCGTACGCCTGCTCAGCCTCGACCCGTTCGACGCGACCCGTGTGCTGGCCCGGCTCGCCCCCGAGCTGGATGTGGTCGTGCGGAGCGCGGTGGACGCGGCCCGGTCGGCCGTCGACGACGGGGTCGGCGTGCTACCCGCCGGGTCGGCGCCGCTGCTGGAGATCAGCGCGGAGGCGCACGCCGCTTGGGCTGTGCGGTTGTTCGCGTCCTAG
- the ureG gene encoding urease accessory protein UreG produces the protein MHLGHSHDDASAVSADARRPDGNRRALRIGLGGPVGSGKTATVAALCRALRDELSLAVVTNDIYTREDAEFLLREAVLPPERITAVETGACPHTAIRDDISANLEAVEDLEDEVGPLDLVLVESGGDNLTATFSKGLVDAQIFVIDVAGGDDIPRKGGPGVTTADLLVVNKTDLAPHVGSDLDRMSADAEKQRGELPVVFQSLRAEGGVGEVAGWVRERIAAWTAA, from the coding sequence ATGCACCTTGGTCACTCTCACGACGACGCGTCCGCCGTCTCCGCCGATGCCCGGCGCCCCGACGGGAATCGGCGCGCCCTGCGCATCGGGCTCGGCGGGCCCGTGGGTTCCGGCAAGACCGCCACCGTCGCCGCCCTGTGCCGCGCCCTGCGCGACGAACTGTCCCTCGCCGTCGTCACGAACGACATCTACACGCGCGAGGACGCCGAGTTCCTGCTGCGCGAGGCCGTCCTGCCGCCCGAGCGGATCACCGCCGTGGAGACCGGCGCCTGCCCGCACACCGCCATCCGCGACGACATCTCCGCCAACCTGGAGGCCGTCGAGGACCTGGAGGACGAGGTCGGCCCGCTCGACCTGGTCCTCGTCGAGTCCGGCGGCGACAACCTGACCGCCACCTTCTCCAAGGGCCTCGTCGACGCCCAGATCTTCGTCATCGACGTCGCGGGCGGCGACGACATCCCGCGCAAGGGCGGCCCCGGGGTCACCACCGCCGACCTCCTCGTCGTCAACAAGACCGACCTCGCCCCCCATGTCGGCTCCGACCTCGACCGGATGTCCGCCGACGCCGAGAAGCAGCGGGGCGAGCTCCCTGTCGTCTTCCAGTCGCTGCGCGCCGAGGGCGGCGTCGGCGAGGTGGCCGGCTGGGTCCGGGAGCGCATCGCCGCCTGGACCGCCGCGTGA
- a CDS encoding urease accessory protein UreD, whose protein sequence is MSTHQARAGVRSVARVVARGDGRGGTALPVLESEGSFALRRTRGAGAQARVLLVGAMGGPLGGDHCTFEAHAEEGAHLHVGSVAATIALPGQSGGEARQDVRLTVADGARLDWLPEQLISAGGSDLRVTTRAELAPGAHLVLREEQMLGRAGEQPGRLAGRLTVWRAGRPLLDQELACGPGAPGGWDGPAVLAGHRALGQLVVVRPDFDRDKPAACLLGESGTAALTPLAGPAVLVTAVAPDGLRLRRTLDLALARLT, encoded by the coding sequence GTGAGCACTCATCAGGCCCGGGCCGGCGTCCGGTCCGTCGCCCGCGTCGTCGCGCGCGGTGACGGCCGGGGCGGCACGGCCCTGCCGGTCCTGGAGAGCGAGGGCTCGTTCGCCCTGCGCCGCACCCGCGGCGCCGGGGCGCAGGCCCGCGTCCTGCTGGTCGGCGCGATGGGCGGCCCCCTCGGCGGCGACCACTGCACGTTCGAGGCGCACGCGGAGGAGGGTGCTCACCTGCACGTCGGATCGGTCGCCGCGACGATCGCGCTGCCCGGCCAGTCCGGGGGCGAGGCCCGCCAGGACGTACGGCTCACGGTCGCGGACGGGGCCCGCCTCGACTGGCTGCCCGAGCAGCTGATCTCGGCCGGCGGCAGCGACCTGCGCGTCACCACGCGCGCGGAACTCGCACCCGGCGCCCACCTCGTGCTGCGCGAGGAACAGATGCTGGGCCGGGCCGGCGAGCAACCAGGACGCCTCGCCGGCCGTCTGACCGTGTGGCGCGCGGGCCGGCCGCTGCTCGACCAGGAGCTGGCCTGTGGCCCCGGCGCGCCCGGGGGCTGGGACGGTCCCGCCGTCCTCGCGGGCCACCGGGCACTGGGGCAACTGGTGGTCGTACGTCCCGATTTCGACCGGGACAAGCCGGCGGCCTGCCTGCTCGGCGAGTCGGGGACGGCCGCGCTGACCCCGCTCGCGGGCCCCGCCGTGCTGGTCACCGCCGTCGCGCCGGACGGGCTGCGGCTGCGCCGGACGCTCGACCTGGCGCTGGCCCGGCTCACCTGA
- a CDS encoding alpha/beta hydrolase: protein MCGRAHLRRTRQTSRGSRKVVIGSAGAFAAAALIAGAVSAPAANAAPQKSGQTSYDREARGAALAAARAEKQGIDWKDCPADWGLASPIQCGWVTVPLDYAKPNGKQIKLAVDRVGSTGTKDERQGALVYNPGGPGGSGMRFPTRVTNKNPIYAKMAKAYDFVGFDPRGVGHSAPISCIDPQEFVKAPKADPVPDTEADKLAQRKLAKEYADGCYERSGEMLPHMTTPNTARDLDVIRAALGEKKLNYLGVSYGTYLGAVYGTLFPGHVRRMIVDSVVNPAKDNIWYQANLNQDIAFEGRWKDWQDWVAKNDATFHLGDTRDKVQKQWETLRAAAKKSPIGGVVGPAELISFFQSAPYYDSAWVPTAQVWSKYVAGDTQALVDAAAPDMSDTKGNASSENGNAVYTAVECADAKWPTSWQRWDRDNTELHKQYPFMTWANAWMNLPCATWKTKQQTPLNVKTGKGLPSVLIVQSERDAATPYDGAVELHKRFQGSRLITEKDAGSHGVTGLTNPCINDRVDTYLLTGKVDSKDVTCAPHATPKP, encoded by the coding sequence ATGTGCGGGAGGGCTCACTTGAGACGGACTCGACAGACGAGTCGCGGCAGCCGGAAGGTGGTGATCGGCTCCGCGGGCGCCTTTGCGGCCGCGGCGCTGATAGCGGGCGCGGTCAGCGCCCCCGCCGCCAACGCGGCGCCGCAGAAGAGCGGTCAGACGTCCTACGACCGCGAGGCACGCGGAGCCGCTCTGGCCGCCGCGCGCGCGGAGAAGCAGGGCATCGACTGGAAGGACTGCCCCGCCGACTGGGGTCTGGCCTCGCCGATCCAGTGCGGCTGGGTCACCGTCCCGCTCGACTACGCCAAGCCGAACGGCAAGCAGATCAAGCTGGCCGTCGACCGTGTCGGCAGCACGGGCACCAAGGACGAGCGCCAGGGCGCCCTCGTCTACAACCCGGGCGGCCCCGGCGGTTCGGGCATGCGCTTCCCGACGCGCGTGACCAACAAGAACCCGATCTACGCGAAGATGGCGAAGGCGTACGACTTCGTCGGCTTCGACCCGCGTGGTGTCGGCCACTCCGCCCCGATCTCCTGCATCGACCCGCAGGAGTTCGTCAAGGCGCCCAAGGCCGACCCGGTCCCCGACACCGAGGCGGACAAGCTTGCCCAGCGCAAGCTCGCCAAGGAGTACGCGGACGGCTGCTACGAGCGCAGCGGCGAGATGCTGCCGCACATGACGACGCCGAACACCGCGCGTGACCTCGACGTCATCCGTGCCGCCCTCGGCGAGAAGAAGCTCAACTACCTGGGCGTCTCGTACGGCACCTACCTCGGCGCCGTCTACGGCACCCTCTTCCCGGGCCACGTCCGCCGCATGATTGTCGACTCCGTCGTCAACCCGGCGAAGGACAACATCTGGTACCAGGCGAACCTGAACCAGGACATCGCCTTCGAGGGCCGCTGGAAGGACTGGCAGGACTGGGTCGCCAAGAACGACGCGACCTTCCACCTCGGCGACACCCGCGACAAGGTCCAGAAGCAGTGGGAGACCCTGCGCGCGGCCGCGAAGAAGAGCCCCATCGGCGGGGTCGTCGGCCCGGCCGAGCTCATCAGCTTCTTCCAGAGCGCGCCGTACTACGACTCGGCGTGGGTGCCCACCGCCCAGGTGTGGAGCAAGTACGTCGCCGGTGACACCCAGGCGCTCGTCGACGCCGCCGCCCCCGACATGTCGGACACCAAGGGCAACGCGTCCTCCGAGAACGGCAACGCGGTCTACACGGCCGTGGAGTGCGCCGACGCCAAGTGGCCGACCAGCTGGCAGCGTTGGGACCGCGACAACACGGAGCTGCACAAGCAGTACCCGTTCATGACGTGGGCCAATGCGTGGATGAACCTGCCGTGCGCCACGTGGAAGACCAAGCAGCAGACCCCGCTGAACGTGAAGACCGGCAAGGGTCTGCCCTCGGTCCTCATCGTGCAGTCGGAGCGCGACGCCGCCACCCCGTACGACGGCGCCGTCGAGCTGCACAAGCGGTTCCAGGGCTCCCGTCTCATCACCGAGAAGGACGCCGGCTCGCACGGCGTCACGGGCCTGACGAACCCCTGCATCAACGACCGGGTCGACACCTACCTGCTCACGGGCAAGGTGGACAGCAAGGACGTGACGTGCGCCCCGCACGCCACGCCCAAGCCGTGA
- a CDS encoding NAD-dependent epimerase/dehydratase family protein, whose translation MKTALVIGGAGQIGRPAVRALAEDGWAVTAASLSGNRDAAWPDEVRSVRLDRDDDAALAALVGDGVDVVVDMVAFEPRHGRQLAALAGRIGSAVVVSSGAVYEDEQGRGFATQEEPDGMPVYPVPIPETWRTVAPADEGYGPRKVRIEQDLLALGEKLPTTVIRASAVHGPHCRTPRELYFVKRNLDGRRTRVLAYRGESRFHPASVYNLAELVRLSARRPGSRVLNGADPDSPTVAEIGAMIDALMDVETETVLLDGAPPAPTVGDNPWGMPNPVLMDMTAAREELGYTPVTTYAQALPETVEWLTRRLAEEPDWTVGFPKMVRNYTTGLFDYAAEDAWLASRG comes from the coding sequence ATGAAGACGGCACTGGTGATCGGTGGAGCGGGACAGATCGGGCGGCCCGCGGTGCGGGCGCTCGCGGAGGACGGCTGGGCGGTGACGGCGGCCTCGCTGAGCGGGAACCGGGACGCGGCGTGGCCCGACGAGGTGCGCTCGGTGCGGCTGGACCGGGACGACGACGCGGCCCTGGCCGCCCTGGTCGGCGACGGCGTGGACGTGGTCGTGGACATGGTGGCGTTCGAGCCGCGGCACGGGCGGCAGCTCGCGGCGCTGGCGGGGCGGATCGGCTCGGCCGTGGTGGTCTCCAGCGGAGCGGTCTACGAGGACGAGCAGGGCCGGGGCTTCGCGACGCAGGAGGAGCCGGACGGGATGCCGGTCTATCCGGTGCCGATCCCGGAGACCTGGCGGACGGTGGCCCCCGCCGACGAGGGGTACGGGCCGCGCAAGGTGCGGATCGAGCAGGATCTGCTGGCGCTGGGCGAGAAGCTGCCCACGACGGTGATCCGGGCGTCGGCGGTGCACGGCCCGCACTGCCGCACCCCGCGCGAGCTGTACTTCGTGAAGCGGAACCTGGACGGGCGGCGCACGCGCGTGCTGGCGTACCGCGGCGAGTCCCGCTTCCACCCGGCGAGCGTGTACAACCTGGCGGAGCTGGTCCGGCTGTCCGCGCGGCGCCCCGGGTCGCGGGTGCTGAACGGGGCGGACCCCGACTCCCCCACGGTCGCCGAGATCGGCGCCATGATCGACGCGCTGATGGACGTCGAGACCGAGACCGTGCTGCTCGACGGCGCTCCGCCGGCACCGACCGTCGGGGACAACCCGTGGGGCATGCCGAACCCGGTGCTGATGGACATGACGGCGGCCCGCGAGGAGCTCGGCTACACGCCCGTCACCACGTACGCGCAGGCGCTGCCGGAGACCGTGGAGTGGCTGACGCGGCGCTTGGCGGAGGAGCCGGACTGGACGGTGGGCTTCCCGAAGATGGTGCGGAACTACACGACGGGCCTGTTCGACTACGCGGCCGAGGACGCCTGGCTCGCGTCGCGCGGCTGA
- a CDS encoding lysophospholipid acyltransferase family protein produces the protein MFYRLLKYVLLGPLLRLMFRPRIEGLEHVPDSGAAIVAGNHLSFSDHFLMPAILKRRITFLAKAEYFTGPGIKGRLTAAFFRSAGQIPVDRSGREAGQAAIREGLGVLGRGELLGIYPEGTRSHDGRLYKGKVGVAAMALGAGVPVIPCAMIGTFEAQPPGQKIPSLRRVTIRFGRPLDFSRYAGMEGEKAILRAVTDEIIYAILELSGQEYVDQYAAVAKAEAEAAAKSRRFPRMPLS, from the coding sequence ATGTTCTACCGACTGCTCAAGTACGTGCTGCTCGGGCCGCTGCTGCGACTGATGTTCCGGCCGCGGATCGAGGGTCTGGAGCACGTTCCGGACTCGGGCGCCGCGATCGTCGCGGGCAACCACCTGTCGTTCTCGGACCACTTCCTGATGCCGGCGATCCTGAAGCGCCGGATCACGTTCCTGGCGAAGGCGGAGTACTTCACGGGGCCGGGGATCAAGGGCCGGCTGACGGCGGCGTTCTTCCGGAGCGCGGGCCAGATCCCGGTGGACCGGTCGGGCCGGGAGGCGGGCCAGGCGGCGATCCGCGAGGGGCTCGGCGTGCTCGGGCGCGGTGAGCTGCTGGGCATCTACCCGGAGGGCACCCGCTCCCACGACGGCCGCCTCTACAAGGGCAAGGTCGGCGTCGCCGCGATGGCGCTCGGCGCAGGGGTGCCGGTGATCCCGTGCGCGATGATCGGCACGTTCGAGGCGCAGCCGCCGGGCCAGAAGATCCCGAGCCTGCGCCGGGTGACGATCCGCTTCGGCCGCCCGCTGGACTTCTCCCGGTACGCGGGCATGGAGGGCGAGAAGGCGATCCTGCGCGCGGTCACGGACGAGATCATCTACGCGATCCTGGAGCTGTCCGGTCAGGAGTACGTGGACCAGTACGCGGCGGTGGCGAAGGCGGAGGCCGAGGCGGCGGCGAAGTCCCGCAGGTTCCCCCGCATGCCCCTGAGCTGA